In Helianthus annuus cultivar XRQ/B chromosome 9, HanXRQr2.0-SUNRISE, whole genome shotgun sequence, the following are encoded in one genomic region:
- the LOC110877809 gene encoding mitogen-activated protein kinase 15: MQSDQRRKGSGEFDFFTEYGEGSRYKIEEVIGKGSYGVVCSAYDTHLGEKVAIKKINDIFEHVSDATRILREIKLLRLLRHPDIVEIKHILLPPSRREFKDIYVVFELMESDLHQVIKANDDLTPEHYQFFLYQLLRGLKYIHTANVYHRDLKPKNILANADCKLKICDFGLARVAFNDTPTAIFWTDYVATRWYRAPELCGSFFSKYTPAIDTWSIGCIFAELLTGKPLFPGKNVVHQLDLMTDLLGTPSPEAIARIRNEKARRYLSSMRKKKPIPFSQKFPNADPLALRLLERMLAFEPKDRPNAEEALSDPYFKNLAKVEREPSAQPVTKMEFEFERRKITKDDVRELIYREILEYHPNMLKEFLDGAEPTGFMYPSAVDQFKKQFAHLEEHYGKGTAAAPLERQQSSSLPRACVLYPKETAQSTVEVTNGLSKCSIKDVGKQYMTNPVPMTRLPQSIQGGNAARPGKVVGSVTRYNNNDALEQRRVGRNTPVAGPTHTHFPLPASSYPRRSSNSSACKNDTVETTIEVSGNGLQPRPPYVPRKVAAAQSGPGSQWY; this comes from the exons ATGCAGTCTGATCAGAGAAGGAag GGATCGGGGGAGTTCGATTTCTTCACAGAATATGGTGAAGGGAGTAGGTACAAAATAGAGGAAGTAATCGGTAAAGGAAGCTACGGTGTTGTTTGCTCTGCATACGATACACATCTTGGCGAAAAAGTAGCAATAAAAAAGATAAACGATATATTCGAACATGTCTCAGATGCCACTCGCATTCTTCGTGAGATTAAGCTTCTCAGGCTTCTTCGGCATCCCGATATTGTGGAAATTAAGCACATTTTGTTGCCACCTTCAAGAAGAGAATTTAAAGACATATATGTGGTGTTTGAGCTTATGGAGTCGGATTTACATCAGGTTATCAAGGCTAATGATGACTTAACACCGGAACATTATCAGTTTTTTCTGTATCAGCTTCTTCGAGGATTGAAGTATATACATACAG CAAATGTTTATCACAGAGATCTAAAACCGAAAAATATATTGGCGAATGCCGACTGCAAATTGAAGATTTGTGACTTTGGTCTTGCAAGAGTTGCGTTTAACGATACACCTACTGCGATATTCTGGACG GATTATGTTGCAACAAGATGGTACAGGGCTCCAGAGTTGTGCGGATCGTTTTTCTCCAAG TACACACCGGCTATAGATACATGGAGTATCGGTTGTATTTTCGCAGAACTTTTAACGGGAAAACCACTTTTTCCCGGGAAAAACGTGGTGCATCAGTTGGATCTAATGACCGACCTTTTGGGGACACCATCGCCTGAAGCTATCGCCCGG ATAAGAAATGAGAAGGCAAGGAGATACTTAAGCAGCATGCGAAAGAAAAAACCGATTCCTTTTTCACAGAAGTTTCCGAATGCGGACCCGCTTGCTCTTCGCTTATTAGAAAGAATGCTTGCATTTGAGCCGAAAGATCGTCCCAACGCTGAGGAG GCCCTTTCGGATCCGTATTTCAAGAATTTGGCTAAGGTTGAGAGGGAACCTTCTGCGCAGCCTGTTACTAAGATGGAGTTCGAGTTCGAGAGAAGAAAAATTACGAAAGACGATGTACGTGAATTGATTTATAGAGAGATTCTCGAATATCATCCCAATATGCTAAAAGAATTCTTGGATGGAGCTGAACCAACAGGCTTCATGTATCCAAG TGCTGTTGACCAATTCAAGAAGCAGTTTGCTCATCTCGAGGAACATTACGGCAAAGGTACCGCAGCCGCACCTCTAGAGAGGCAACAATCTTCATCATTACCAAG GGCTTGTGTACTATATCCAAAAGAGACTGCACAAAGTACCGTAGAAGTTACAAATGGTCTTTCAAAATGTTCGATAAAAGACGTTGGGAAGCAGTACATGACAAACCCAGTGCCAATGACCAGACTTCCTCAAAGCATCCAAG GGGGGAATGCTGCAAGGCCCGGTAAAGTAGTTGGTTCCGTTACGCGTTATAACAACAACGATGCTCTCGAACAACGAAGGGTAGGTAGGAATACTCCGGTAGCCGGCCCGACCCATACCCACTTCCCCCTCCCTGCCTCTTCCTACCCTAGAAGAAGCAGCAACTCATCCGCCTGCAAAAACGATAC